A genome region from Sulfitobacter sp. W027 includes the following:
- a CDS encoding 3-keto-5-aminohexanoate cleavage protein, producing MTNNPAIICVAITGSLPTKADNPAVPIDITEQIESTQAAFEAGATICHAHVRTADGTPTADPDRFARLQEGLRKHCPGMIVQFSTGGRSGAGKNRGGMLPLRPDMASLSVGSNNFPNRVYENLPELVDWLAGEMKTYNILPEIEVFDLSHILQAKAMADAAAIPARPYIQFVMGVKNAMPADREVFDFYIQTVKRLFGDIPWCAAGIGRHQAELNAWCAAAGGHLRTGLEDNIRMDRQTLAPSNAALVTRAAEFCAEAGRPVATPQQAREILGLG from the coding sequence ATGACCAATAATCCTGCCATCATCTGCGTGGCCATCACCGGATCGCTCCCCACGAAGGCCGACAACCCGGCGGTGCCGATCGACATCACCGAACAGATCGAAAGCACCCAAGCCGCATTCGAGGCTGGGGCGACGATTTGCCATGCCCATGTGCGCACCGCCGATGGCACCCCCACCGCAGACCCCGACCGTTTCGCGCGGCTGCAAGAGGGGCTGCGCAAACATTGCCCGGGCATGATCGTGCAATTCTCAACCGGGGGTCGGTCTGGCGCGGGCAAGAACCGGGGCGGGATGCTACCGCTGCGGCCCGATATGGCCTCGCTTTCTGTTGGATCGAACAACTTTCCCAACCGCGTTTACGAGAACCTGCCAGAGCTTGTCGATTGGCTGGCAGGGGAGATGAAGACCTATAACATCCTGCCCGAGATCGAGGTTTTTGATCTGAGCCACATTCTACAGGCCAAGGCGATGGCAGACGCGGCCGCGATCCCGGCGCGGCCCTACATTCAGTTCGTCATGGGGGTGAAAAACGCCATGCCAGCGGACCGAGAAGTCTTCGATTTCTACATCCAGACGGTCAAGCGCCTTTTCGGCGATATCCCTTGGTGCGCGGCGGGGATCGGGCGGCATCAGGCGGAACTCAACGCATGGTGCGCGGCGGCAGGAGGGCATCTGCGCACCGGGTTGGAAGACAATATTCGGATGGACAGACAGACGCTTGCACCGTCCAACGCAGCCCTTGTCACCCGCGCAGCGGAGTTCTGCGCCGAGGCCGGTCGCCCTGTCGCCACACCGCAGCAGGCGCGCGAGATTTTGGGATTGGGCTAG
- a CDS encoding 3-hydroxyacyl-CoA dehydrogenase NAD-binding domain-containing protein — protein MADRIIIVGAGTMGQSIGRLFASHGWAVHAVDPTEAAREGFAVTVTGATASANLDGAGQADLALECVPEDLSLKQQVLAFLEAAVPEGAPILSNTSGLTLEEMSKGMRHPERAVITHFFNPGDVIPAVEVVAAKDAPEGLCEKVMTLLRGLERRPVRLDHAPPGFVANRIQHAIMRECLHLVDQGVASPAEIDEIVQWSVGVRMALSGPFRQRDLNGLGTHLSIAEYLYPDLCDRHDPSATLADLVRRGHLGKRSGKGFYDWPEGGDAEAGAKDEALRRVIALARDSAD, from the coding sequence ATGGCCGACCGCATCATCATCGTGGGCGCTGGCACGATGGGGCAATCCATCGGCAGGCTCTTTGCCAGCCACGGCTGGGCGGTGCATGCGGTCGACCCGACCGAGGCCGCACGGGAGGGGTTTGCGGTAACCGTCACTGGCGCCACGGCGAGCGCGAATTTGGACGGGGCAGGGCAGGCAGATCTGGCGCTAGAATGCGTGCCGGAGGACCTTTCGCTGAAACAACAGGTGCTCGCCTTCTTGGAGGCTGCGGTTCCGGAGGGGGCGCCGATCCTTTCCAACACATCCGGGCTAACACTCGAAGAGATGTCGAAAGGCATGCGTCACCCAGAGCGCGCCGTCATCACCCATTTCTTCAACCCCGGCGATGTGATCCCAGCGGTCGAAGTCGTCGCGGCCAAGGATGCGCCCGAGGGCCTGTGCGAAAAGGTCATGACGCTGCTGCGTGGCTTGGAACGGCGGCCCGTGCGTTTGGATCACGCGCCGCCCGGTTTTGTCGCGAACCGCATTCAACATGCGATCATGCGCGAATGCCTGCATCTGGTGGACCAAGGCGTCGCCAGCCCGGCAGAGATCGACGAGATCGTGCAGTGGTCCGTGGGCGTCCGCATGGCGCTTTCCGGCCCTTTTCGGCAGCGCGATCTGAACGGCTTAGGCACGCATCTCAGTATCGCCGAATATCTTTATCCCGACCTCTGCGACCGGCATGATCCGTCGGCTACGCTCGCCGATCTGGTGCGGCGCGGGCATCTGGGCAAACGCAGCGGCAAAGGGTTCTACGACTGGCCCGAGGGCGGGGACGCGGAGGCGGGGGCGAAGGATGAGGCGCTGCGCCGTGTCATCGCCCTTGCCCGCGACAGCGCCGATTGA
- a CDS encoding SDR family NAD(P)-dependent oxidoreductase — MTPSSHPRHAVVTGGARNIGLGIARRLQTDGWRVFVLDIAEPEDPSLHADAQQVDLSDPKATSAALEDILKLGPVTCLVNNVGIVKPASFDAVEIDDFDPIMHLNLRPSILAAKLVVPGMRAAGGGRIVMNTSRVTKGKRDRTLYSATKGAIQSMARTWALELARDRITVNCVAPGPIATTAFWENNPKDAPETRAIVDAVPLGRMGTPDDVAQAVSFFADARSGFITGQTVFVCGGTAVG, encoded by the coding sequence GTGACTCCAAGCTCCCACCCGCGCCATGCGGTCGTCACCGGCGGCGCGCGCAACATCGGCCTTGGCATCGCGCGCAGGCTGCAAACGGATGGCTGGCGCGTCTTCGTGCTCGACATCGCAGAGCCGGAGGATCCCAGCCTTCACGCCGATGCGCAGCAGGTCGATTTGTCGGACCCCAAGGCAACCAGCGCCGCCTTGGAAGACATCCTCAAACTCGGGCCGGTCACCTGTCTGGTCAACAACGTCGGCATTGTGAAACCCGCGTCCTTCGACGCGGTAGAGATTGATGACTTCGACCCTATCATGCACCTGAACCTCCGCCCCAGTATCCTTGCCGCGAAACTCGTGGTGCCGGGGATGCGCGCGGCGGGCGGCGGTCGGATCGTGATGAACACCAGCCGCGTTACCAAGGGCAAGCGCGACCGGACGCTCTATTCCGCCACCAAGGGGGCGATCCAATCCATGGCCCGCACTTGGGCGCTGGAATTGGCACGCGACCGGATCACGGTGAACTGCGTCGCCCCCGGCCCCATCGCCACGACGGCCTTTTGGGAGAACAATCCCAAAGACGCCCCCGAAACCCGTGCCATCGTTGACGCGGTGCCCCTGGGCCGAATGGGCACGCCTGATGATGTGGCGCAGGCGGTTTCCTTCTTTGCCGATGCACGCAGCGGCTTTATCACCGGGCAGACGGTCTTTGTCTGCGGCGGCACGGCGGTCGGGTAG
- a CDS encoding LysR family transcriptional regulator has protein sequence MEKPLTATLRQYEVFVAIAETLHFGQAAANLGVAQPALTQQLKHLETVFGGAQLFDRNRRRVMLTEFGRALLPEARALLQQARRVEAVAEAARSGERGRIELAYVGSASYAGILGRLLRELRTGAADVELILRELDMDLQIAEIVAGRLDAGFVRLPLSGVPETLETRSVHTEDILLAVPPDHRLAGVPSVSMATLREESFIFSHLGPDMGFAACAYQLCADAGFAPRVAHRAPQFTAIVNFVSAGLGVAFVPASAARMKDAGVSFLPIRDAKVQSRIGLAYLRDPSNPVLRRLLDAIELGS, from the coding sequence ATGGAAAAGCCGCTCACCGCCACGCTGCGTCAGTACGAGGTCTTTGTCGCCATCGCGGAGACGCTGCATTTTGGCCAAGCGGCGGCGAACCTCGGGGTGGCGCAACCGGCGCTGACGCAGCAGCTCAAACACCTTGAAACCGTCTTTGGTGGCGCGCAGCTGTTTGACCGCAATCGGCGTCGCGTGATGCTGACCGAGTTTGGCCGCGCGCTTTTGCCCGAAGCCCGCGCGCTGTTGCAGCAAGCGCGGCGGGTCGAGGCTGTGGCCGAGGCAGCGCGGAGCGGCGAGCGGGGTCGAATTGAACTGGCCTATGTCGGCTCGGCCTCCTACGCAGGAATTCTCGGGCGGCTTTTGCGCGAGCTGCGCACCGGGGCGGCGGATGTGGAGCTGATCTTGCGAGAGTTGGACATGGACCTGCAGATCGCCGAGATCGTCGCGGGCAGGCTCGACGCGGGTTTTGTCCGTCTGCCATTGTCGGGCGTGCCAGAGACTTTGGAAACCCGCAGCGTACATACCGAGGATATCCTGCTGGCCGTGCCCCCGGACCACCGTCTTGCGGGGGTGCCCTCTGTCTCCATGGCGACGCTGCGCGAAGAAAGTTTCATTTTCAGCCATCTCGGCCCCGACATGGGCTTTGCTGCCTGCGCCTATCAACTCTGCGCCGACGCCGGTTTCGCGCCCCGCGTGGCGCATCGCGCGCCGCAGTTCACTGCCATCGTGAATTTCGTCTCGGCGGGTCTGGGCGTCGCCTTCGTCCCCGCTTCCGCCGCGCGGATGAAGGACGCGGGCGTGTCGTTCCTGCCGATCAGAGACGCAAAGGTGCAAAGCCGGATCGGGCTGGCCTATCTGCGCGATCCGAGCAATCCGGTCCTGCGCAGGCTGCTCGACGCCATAGAGCTTGGAAGCTGA
- a CDS encoding LarC family nickel insertion protein, with the protein MLGQGLHLHLDPVGGAAGDMFIAAMLHAFPELAERAMADVAAVLPAEVGRAELSEHVASGITSRRFELVLTAPDAGRRHGAETTYRAMRELLENAALSDGTAEAACAILHRIAEAEAQVHDIPIDRVHFHEIADWDALMDVTAAGSICAALAGATFSLAPLPLGGGLVETAHGKLPVPAPATALILQGYDWHDDGVPGERVTPTGAAILAHVTGGSPIASRPPGRLRCTGSGAGMRVMKGLPNILRVSVFDTASGGIAQDSLVQFACDIDDMTGEELGAAVDRLRAMEGVVDLLMLSGQGKKSRPVTRLELLVQPQAADAVAARVFDLTSTLGLRRSLVDRLILARESDDSGPLRRKRATRPGGHETIKVESDDLAGAETLHERRTRARAAEG; encoded by the coding sequence ATGCTAGGCCAAGGACTTCACCTACACCTCGACCCCGTCGGCGGTGCGGCAGGCGATATGTTCATCGCGGCGATGCTGCATGCTTTCCCCGAATTGGCCGAACGCGCAATGGCCGATGTCGCCGCTGTGCTCCCTGCCGAGGTGGGTCGTGCGGAACTGAGCGAACACGTCGCCTCGGGCATTACGTCTCGAAGGTTCGAACTGGTGCTGACAGCACCCGACGCGGGCAGGCGGCACGGGGCGGAAACGACCTACCGCGCCATGCGCGAGTTGCTGGAGAACGCGGCGCTATCGGACGGCACGGCAGAGGCCGCCTGTGCCATCCTCCACCGGATTGCCGAGGCCGAAGCGCAGGTGCATGACATCCCCATCGACCGGGTGCATTTCCACGAGATCGCGGATTGGGACGCGTTGATGGATGTGACCGCCGCAGGCAGCATCTGCGCGGCGCTGGCGGGGGCGACATTCTCGCTCGCGCCATTGCCCCTTGGCGGCGGGCTGGTCGAGACGGCGCATGGCAAACTGCCAGTGCCCGCGCCCGCAACCGCGCTGATCTTGCAGGGCTATGACTGGCATGACGACGGCGTGCCGGGCGAACGGGTGACGCCCACGGGGGCCGCGATCCTCGCCCATGTCACCGGAGGCAGTCCCATCGCCAGCCGTCCACCGGGGCGGCTGCGCTGTACCGGGTCAGGCGCGGGAATGCGGGTGATGAAGGGGCTGCCAAATATCCTGCGAGTCAGCGTCTTCGACACCGCCTCGGGGGGGATCGCGCAGGACAGTCTGGTGCAATTCGCCTGCGATATCGACGATATGACGGGCGAGGAACTGGGCGCGGCGGTGGATCGGTTGCGCGCGATGGAGGGCGTGGTCGATCTGCTGATGCTCAGCGGACAAGGCAAGAAATCGCGCCCGGTGACACGGCTGGAATTGTTGGTGCAGCCGCAGGCAGCAGATGCGGTCGCAGCGCGGGTGTTTGATCTGACGTCAACGCTGGGGCTTCGCCGCAGCTTAGTGGATCGTTTGATCCTCGCACGAGAGAGCGATGACAGCGGCCCGCTTCGGCGCAAACGCGCGACACGCCCCGGCGGGCATGAGACAATCAAGGTTGAGAGTGATGATCTTGCCGGTGCCGAAACCCTGCACGAGCGCCGAACCCGTGCCCGTGCGGCGGAAGGGTAG
- a CDS encoding nickel-dependent lactate racemase produces the protein MKPNYVKLVEDTPLPRMALCRQTFAATRIDAPRAAVAEAMQAGCADKIKPGMSIAITAGSRGLANLPELLAAIVAEVRARGAHPFVVPAMGSHGGATAEGQTALLAKLGVTEESLGCEIRSSMETDEIGVLDNGMSVRMDRHANAADGTILFNRIKPHTSFRAPNESGLAKMLSIGLGKQSGAETCHSRGIDNVGIFVAKMARMKLKRCKVLFGIGTIENAYDELSQVVALDSDGMLEAEAPYLQEAMRNMPRLPLGPLDATSASGDLDVLVVDEIGKEFSGTGMDPNITHRFSSEKMQVHLHISRLVALGLSPRSNGNGNGAARADVITQRLEQDFDREAVYANAITSQVLKQSKIPMVMPCDRTAIQTAVKTCGAEDITKVRLLRIPNTLKLEYLYASEAMLPELRDRPGLEVVGDLQEMQFDDGLLRNPWPEGH, from the coding sequence ATGAAACCGAACTATGTAAAACTGGTCGAGGATACGCCGCTGCCGCGCATGGCGCTCTGCCGGCAAACCTTTGCCGCGACCCGGATCGACGCCCCGCGCGCTGCCGTGGCGGAGGCGATGCAGGCCGGTTGCGCGGACAAGATCAAGCCGGGCATGTCCATCGCAATCACTGCAGGCAGCCGCGGGCTGGCGAACCTGCCGGAACTACTGGCTGCCATCGTGGCCGAAGTCCGCGCGCGGGGGGCGCATCCTTTTGTCGTGCCCGCGATGGGCAGCCATGGAGGGGCCACGGCAGAGGGGCAAACCGCGTTGCTGGCGAAACTGGGCGTGACCGAAGAGAGCCTCGGTTGCGAAATCCGCTCGTCGATGGAAACCGATGAGATCGGCGTGCTCGACAACGGCATGTCGGTGCGGATGGACCGACACGCCAATGCCGCCGATGGGACCATCCTGTTCAACCGGATCAAGCCGCATACTTCCTTCCGTGCGCCGAACGAAAGCGGGCTGGCCAAGATGCTCTCGATCGGTTTGGGCAAGCAATCGGGGGCCGAGACCTGCCATTCGCGCGGCATTGATAACGTCGGCATCTTTGTCGCCAAAATGGCGCGGATGAAGCTTAAGCGTTGCAAGGTGCTTTTCGGCATCGGCACGATCGAGAATGCCTATGACGAACTCTCGCAGGTGGTCGCCCTCGACAGCGACGGGATGCTGGAAGCCGAAGCGCCCTATCTGCAAGAGGCGATGCGCAACATGCCCCGCCTGCCGCTGGGGCCGCTGGACGCGACTTCGGCCTCGGGCGATCTGGACGTGCTGGTGGTGGATGAGATCGGCAAGGAGTTCTCCGGCACCGGGATGGACCCCAACATCACCCATCGTTTTTCAAGCGAAAAGATGCAGGTCCATCTACATATCTCGCGCCTTGTGGCGCTTGGCCTGTCGCCGCGCAGCAACGGCAACGGCAATGGCGCGGCGCGGGCGGATGTGATCACGCAGCGGTTGGAACAGGATTTCGACCGCGAGGCGGTCTATGCCAATGCCATCACCTCTCAGGTGTTGAAACAGTCGAAAATTCCGATGGTCATGCCCTGCGACCGCACGGCGATCCAGACGGCGGTCAAGACCTGCGGGGCCGAGGATATCACCAAGGTCCGGCTGCTGCGCATCCCCAATACGCTGAAGCTTGAGTATCTCTATGCCTCCGAGGCGATGCTGCCGGAACTGCGCGACCGTCCGGGGCTGGAGGTGGTCGGTGATTTGCAAGAGATGCAATTCGACGACGGCCTGCTGCGCAACCCTTGGCCGGAGGGGCATTGA
- a CDS encoding UxaA family hydrolase: MDSQTMQEDRRAKVMLLSPTDNVVVATSAVPQGAVLPQDGLRANHDTPQGHKIAIRPIQRGAPILKFDTVIGYAAEDIAAGDWLHSHNIKFDAVDKDYAFARDYAPTKLLPPQERAQFMGIRRANGRVGTRNYIGLFVTVNCSATVARKIANYFDEERMEAWENVDGVIPFIHESGCGMELTGEPMDLLRRTLSGYIRHPNLAGAVVLSLGCERNNLAQFFEEEGLAEGKMLRTITMQHVGGTARAIADGKDAVREMLDQANAVRREPCSAEHITIGMQCGGSDGLSGLSANPGLGVAADILVRNGGTAILSETPEIFGVEHLLTRRARSEEVGRKLVERMDWWLDYTKGRDTQINGVVSPGNQAGGLANVLEKSLGGAKKSGSTGLMEVYRYAEPVTQKGLVFMDTPGFDPVSATGQIAGGANLICFTTGRGSCFGSYPSPTIKLASNTPMFTKMRDDMDINCGTVIDGEQSLEELGQAIFERILAIASGEQSKSEALGVGEEEFAPWPIGVTG, from the coding sequence ATGGACAGCCAGACCATGCAAGAGGACAGACGCGCAAAGGTGATGCTGCTGTCACCGACCGATAACGTGGTCGTGGCGACCTCGGCGGTGCCCCAAGGCGCGGTATTGCCGCAAGACGGGCTGCGTGCCAACCACGATACGCCCCAAGGTCACAAGATTGCGATCCGCCCGATCCAACGCGGTGCCCCGATCCTGAAATTCGACACAGTCATCGGCTACGCGGCAGAGGATATCGCCGCAGGCGATTGGCTGCACAGCCATAACATCAAATTCGATGCGGTTGACAAAGACTATGCCTTTGCCCGCGATTACGCCCCGACCAAGCTGCTGCCACCGCAAGAGCGCGCGCAGTTCATGGGCATCCGCCGCGCGAATGGCCGCGTCGGCACGCGCAACTACATTGGGCTTTTTGTCACCGTGAATTGCTCGGCCACCGTGGCGCGCAAGATCGCCAATTACTTCGACGAAGAGCGGATGGAGGCTTGGGAGAATGTCGACGGGGTGATCCCCTTCATCCACGAATCCGGTTGCGGGATGGAGCTCACGGGCGAGCCGATGGACCTGCTGCGCCGCACGCTCTCGGGCTATATCCGCCACCCCAATCTGGCCGGGGCCGTGGTCCTATCACTAGGCTGTGAGCGCAACAATCTGGCGCAGTTCTTTGAGGAGGAAGGACTGGCCGAGGGCAAGATGCTGCGCACCATCACCATGCAGCATGTCGGTGGCACGGCCCGCGCGATTGCCGATGGCAAGGACGCCGTGCGCGAAATGCTGGATCAGGCCAATGCCGTGCGGCGTGAGCCCTGTTCGGCGGAACATATCACCATCGGGATGCAATGCGGCGGGTCGGACGGGCTTTCGGGGCTCTCGGCCAACCCCGGCCTTGGGGTGGCGGCGGATATCCTCGTGCGCAACGGCGGCACGGCGATTCTGTCGGAAACGCCCGAGATTTTCGGCGTCGAACACCTCCTGACCCGCCGCGCGCGCAGCGAAGAGGTGGGCCGCAAACTGGTCGAACGCATGGACTGGTGGCTGGACTATACGAAAGGCCGCGACACGCAGATCAACGGCGTGGTCAGCCCCGGCAATCAGGCAGGCGGTCTGGCGAATGTGCTGGAAAAATCGCTCGGCGGGGCCAAGAAAAGCGGCAGCACTGGGTTGATGGAGGTCTACCGCTATGCCGAACCCGTGACGCAAAAGGGGCTGGTCTTCATGGATACGCCCGGTTTCGATCCAGTCTCTGCCACGGGGCAGATCGCGGGAGGGGCGAACCTGATTTGTTTCACCACCGGGCGCGGGTCGTGCTTTGGCTCCTACCCCTCGCCGACGATCAAACTCGCCTCCAACACGCCGATGTTTACCAAGATGCGGGACGATATGGACATTAATTGCGGCACGGTGATCGACGGCGAGCAGAGCCTAGAGGAACTTGGCCAAGCGATCTTCGAGCGCATCCTCGCCATCGCCTCGGGAGAGCAGAGCAAATCCGAAGCGCTTGGCGTGGGCGAAGAGGAATTCGCGCCTTGGCCGATTGGGGTCACGGGGTAA
- a CDS encoding GntR family transcriptional regulator: MTSSNKPSAQSAQTLAKSILGGGADLGLFEGGPTGRGVYATLRDQIVRLDLPPGTPLLRAELAETHGVSLTPLRDALQQLAKEGLVKIYPQSRTLVTPIDMSAIREAQFMRIALETEVVRRLAAEIAPEALTRLRSIVALQSSISDQPGDVPTFQELDEVFHQTLFVAAGHVQSQRIMRSHAGHLERLRRLHLDDIDEAGRILNNKDVIGGHSRILDGIEAGDAPAAMEALRQHLQRTVDRMTEKRAAFPEYFTPEKP; this comes from the coding sequence ATGACCTCATCGAACAAACCTTCAGCACAGAGCGCGCAGACCCTCGCCAAAAGCATTTTGGGCGGCGGGGCCGATCTGGGTCTCTTCGAGGGTGGGCCGACGGGGCGCGGGGTTTATGCCACGTTGCGTGATCAGATTGTCCGGCTCGACCTGCCGCCCGGCACCCCGCTGTTGCGCGCCGAACTGGCTGAGACCCATGGGGTGAGCCTGACGCCGCTGCGCGATGCGCTGCAGCAGCTTGCCAAAGAGGGGCTGGTCAAGATCTACCCGCAATCGCGCACTTTGGTGACGCCAATCGACATGTCGGCGATCCGCGAAGCGCAGTTCATGCGCATCGCGCTTGAGACCGAAGTCGTGCGCCGCTTGGCCGCCGAAATCGCGCCCGAAGCCCTCACCCGACTGCGCAGCATCGTCGCCTTGCAAAGCAGCATTTCTGACCAGCCCGGCGATGTGCCGACCTTTCAGGAGTTGGACGAGGTGTTTCACCAGACCCTCTTTGTGGCGGCGGGCCATGTGCAAAGCCAGCGCATCATGCGCAGCCACGCGGGCCATCTGGAACGTCTGCGCCGCCTGCATTTGGATGACATCGATGAGGCGGGGCGCATCCTCAACAACAAGGACGTGATCGGCGGCCACAGCCGGATCCTTGATGGGATCGAAGCGGGCGATGCCCCTGCCGCGATGGAGGCGCTGCGCCAACACCTGCAACGCACCGTTGACCGCATGACCGAGAAGCGGGCGGCTTTCCCGGAGTATTTCACCCCGGAAAAGCCCTGA
- a CDS encoding ribonuclease activity regulator RraA, which translates to MSPELREKLQAVSVATLATALYKRGLRNQVVQGVGPVAAKGRNMVGPAFTLRYMPAREDRNQLVEFRNPEHPQRVAIETCPEGHVLVMDSRKDARAASAGDILITRLMMRGAAGVVTDGGLRDAATIGALEMPAYHARPSSPTNLTLHEAIEINCPVGCGDAPVFPGDIVVGDDDCVIIIPADIAEEVADEAVEMTAYEDFVVEEVKGGAGIIGLYPGTKQENLDKFAEWRKANNR; encoded by the coding sequence ATGAGCCCCGAACTACGCGAGAAACTTCAAGCGGTCTCGGTCGCGACGCTGGCCACGGCGCTCTACAAGCGCGGGCTGCGCAATCAGGTGGTGCAGGGGGTCGGCCCGGTCGCGGCCAAGGGGCGCAATATGGTCGGCCCGGCGTTCACACTGCGCTATATGCCCGCCCGTGAGGATCGCAATCAACTGGTCGAGTTTCGCAATCCCGAACACCCGCAGCGCGTCGCGATCGAGACCTGCCCCGAGGGCCATGTGCTGGTGATGGACAGTCGGAAAGATGCGCGTGCCGCCAGTGCCGGGGATATCCTGATCACCCGGCTGATGATGCGTGGTGCGGCAGGGGTGGTGACCGATGGCGGGCTACGAGATGCAGCGACCATCGGCGCGCTGGAGATGCCCGCCTATCACGCCCGGCCCTCAAGCCCCACGAACCTGACCCTGCATGAGGCGATTGAGATCAACTGCCCCGTCGGCTGCGGCGATGCGCCGGTCTTTCCCGGCGACATCGTAGTGGGCGACGATGACTGCGTGATCATCATCCCCGCAGATATCGCAGAAGAGGTGGCAGATGAGGCGGTAGAGATGACGGCCTATGAGGATTTCGTCGTGGAAGAGGTCAAAGGCGGCGCGGGGATCATCGGGCTTTATCCGGGCACCAAGCAAGAAAACCTCGATAAATTCGCGGAATGGCGCAAGGCCAACAACCGCTGA
- a CDS encoding dihydrodipicolinate synthase family protein produces the protein MTHDLSKALTGISGILVTPYDDAGEIAPRKLAPIIDRALAAGVHIPVVNGNTGEYYALTNDEACTMVREVAQMVDGRAPLLAGVGRGIRDACALAKASAEAGADALMIHQPPDPFVSPRGTVDYVRAVRDASGGLPVMLYLRNDAMGPEGIARLCEVEGVKGVKWATPNPLNLARAIEAAPTDIVWVGGLAEVWAPPLYAVGARGFTSGLINVWPERSVAIHAALDAGNYAEANRLIAGMRAFEDIRAEEHNGTNVTGVKAALMAIGQDCGATRPPSAWPLTEKQQAVLEQFVKDNQLKGEAA, from the coding sequence ATGACACATGATCTATCAAAGGCGCTCACTGGCATATCGGGCATCCTGGTAACGCCCTATGACGATGCTGGAGAGATCGCGCCGCGCAAGCTGGCGCCGATCATCGACCGTGCGCTCGCCGCCGGGGTGCATATCCCGGTCGTGAACGGCAATACCGGCGAATATTATGCGCTGACCAATGACGAGGCCTGCACCATGGTGCGCGAGGTCGCCCAGATGGTCGACGGGCGCGCGCCGCTGCTCGCGGGTGTCGGGCGCGGCATTCGGGATGCCTGCGCACTGGCCAAGGCGAGTGCCGAGGCGGGCGCGGATGCGCTGATGATCCACCAGCCGCCCGATCCCTTCGTCTCCCCCCGTGGCACGGTCGATTATGTGCGCGCGGTGCGGGATGCGTCGGGCGGGCTGCCGGTGATGCTGTACCTGCGCAACGATGCGATGGGGCCCGAGGGCATCGCGCGGCTTTGCGAAGTCGAAGGGGTGAAGGGCGTCAAATGGGCCACGCCGAACCCCTTGAACCTCGCCCGCGCGATCGAAGCTGCGCCGACAGATATCGTCTGGGTCGGTGGTCTGGCCGAGGTCTGGGCCCCGCCGCTCTATGCCGTGGGCGCGCGGGGGTTTACCTCAGGCCTGATCAACGTCTGGCCGGAGAGGTCAGTCGCCATTCACGCAGCACTCGACGCCGGAAATTACGCAGAGGCGAACCGCTTGATCGCAGGCATGCGCGCCTTTGAGGACATCCGCGCCGAAGAGCATAACGGCACCAATGTCACCGGCGTCAAAGCCGCACTCATGGCCATCGGACAGGATTGCGGCGCCACGCGGCCGCCCTCTGCATGGCCGCTGACGGAGAAGCAGCAGGCAGTGCTGGAGCAATTCGTGAAAGACAATCAACTGAAGGGAGAGGCGGCATGA